The proteins below are encoded in one region of Campylobacter helveticus:
- the dapE gene encoding succinyl-diaminopimelate desuccinylase, which yields MNAKEFLIELLKFKSITPDDDGALNFIALELSDFEAFFIEKEGVKNLLLTKKFNDEGEHLAFGGHIDVVPAGEGWESEPFLPLEKDGFIYARGAQDMKSGVAAFIAAVKNADFKGSRLSLILTSDEEGEAKHGTIEVLKFMEERQMLPDYAIVAEPTCVKSFGDSIKIGRRGSINGKLLIRGKQGHAAYPEKAMNPIHDFAPALKFLAGFDLDPGSAEFAPSKIVLTDIRAGLGVSNVTPNDLRLMLNVRNSNDTSVEDVRNYIEKLCHGLNYELVLTQSSKPFLTDANSKIVQKLNESVQKISGVVPELNTKGGTSDARFFAEFGVKVAEFGVRNDTIHAVNERVSVEDFEKLCLVFKDLLENF from the coding sequence ATGAACGCAAAAGAATTTTTAATCGAACTTTTAAAATTTAAATCCATCACTCCAGATGATGATGGGGCATTAAATTTCATCGCTTTGGAGCTTAGTGATTTTGAGGCTTTTTTCATCGAAAAAGAGGGTGTGAAAAATTTACTTTTGACAAAGAAATTTAACGATGAGGGAGAGCATTTAGCCTTTGGAGGGCATATTGATGTCGTGCCAGCGGGTGAGGGCTGGGAAAGTGAGCCTTTTTTACCTTTGGAAAAAGATGGTTTCATTTATGCAAGAGGCGCACAAGATATGAAAAGCGGGGTGGCTGCCTTCATCGCGGCGGTTAAAAATGCCGATTTTAAAGGCTCAAGACTTTCTTTAATCCTCACAAGTGATGAAGAGGGCGAGGCAAAGCACGGCACGATTGAAGTGCTGAAATTTATGGAAGAAAGGCAAATGTTGCCAGATTACGCTATCGTAGCAGAGCCTACCTGTGTAAAGAGCTTTGGAGATAGCATTAAGATAGGACGGCGTGGTTCTATCAATGGAAAATTACTCATTAGAGGCAAACAAGGACACGCTGCCTACCCCGAAAAAGCGATGAATCCTATCCACGATTTTGCTCCAGCGCTTAAATTTTTAGCAGGGTTTGACTTGGACCCTGGAAGTGCCGAGTTTGCCCCCTCTAAAATCGTTTTGACAGACATACGCGCAGGGCTTGGCGTAAGCAATGTAACGCCTAATGATTTAAGATTAATGTTAAATGTGAGAAATTCAAACGACACGAGTGTAGAAGATGTGCGAAATTACATAGAAAAGCTTTGCCACGGGCTTAATTACGAGCTTGTTTTAACGCAAAGCTCCAAGCCTTTTTTAACAGACGCAAATTCTAAAATCGTCCAAAAGCTTAACGAAAGCGTGCAAAAGATAAGTGGGGTCGTGCCTGAGCTAAACACTAAGGGAGGCACATCGGATGCTAGGTTTTTTGCGGAATTTGGCGTGAAAGTGGCTGAATTTGGCGTGAGAAACGACACCATCCACGCGGTTAATGAAAGGGTGAGTGTGGAGGATTTTGAAAAGCTTTGTTTGGTTTTTAAAGATTTGTTGGAGAATTTTTAA
- a CDS encoding LysE family transporter codes for MFKSFIDGALLGVGVAVPFGPVNLLILSYALTSFKKAFFLGLGALVADAFYLSLLNFGVLHFLNQPLFLKILALFGFCFFTYIAFLTIKQKPKNLEIQKSKVSNSLFKSFLKGLFLNISNPYVIGFWLSFASLSASNAYPLILTLGLVCFIFFWILALPFFVGKFSHLFKAKVIYYINVFSALIIEYFALNLLYKTFWG; via the coding sequence GTGTTTAAAAGTTTTATTGATGGGGCTTTGCTTGGGGTTGGGGTGGCTGTGCCTTTTGGACCTGTGAATTTATTAATTCTTTCTTACGCGCTCACTTCTTTTAAAAAAGCCTTTTTTTTAGGGCTTGGGGCGTTGGTTGCGGACGCATTTTATTTGAGTTTGCTAAATTTTGGGGTTTTGCATTTTTTAAATCAGCCTTTGTTTTTAAAGATTTTGGCACTTTTTGGCTTTTGCTTTTTTACCTACATCGCCTTTTTAACGATAAAGCAAAAGCCTAAAAATTTGGAAATTCAAAAAAGTAAGGTTTCAAATTCTTTATTTAAAAGCTTTTTGAAAGGTTTGTTTTTAAACATTTCAAATCCTTATGTTATAGGATTTTGGCTTTCTTTTGCCTCTCTTTCTGCGAGTAATGCCTACCCTTTAATCTTAACGCTAGGACTTGTGTGTTTTATCTTTTTTTGGATTTTGGCTTTGCCGTTTTTTGTGGGAAAATTTAGTCATCTTTTTAAGGCTAAGGTGATATACTACATCAATGTTTTTTCAGCTTTAATCATAGAGTATTTTGCTTTAAATTTACTCTATAAAACTTTTTGGGGATAA
- a CDS encoding SIR2 family NAD-dependent protein deacylase has protein sequence MKNVMILSGAGLSAPSGLKTFRDNNGLWEEYDVMEVCSASAFRKNPKKVLDFYDMRRAELAKVKPNHAHFVLAKLKAKFPQNIFMLTQNVDDLLERANCKDVIHLHGFLPQLRCLECGKIFNIGYESRLHQICPFCKSANLRHHIVMFEEQAPEYQTLYTLLEKTHLFISIGTSGEVLPVGYYAKMCEKSILNLLQSDENLEACFDKVYKEDIIDAVDKIALDVEEFLSV, from the coding sequence ATGAAAAATGTAATGATATTAAGCGGGGCTGGACTTAGCGCTCCAAGTGGTTTAAAGACTTTTAGGGATAATAATGGACTTTGGGAAGAATATGATGTGATGGAGGTTTGCTCCGCTTCCGCCTTTAGGAAAAATCCTAAAAAAGTTTTAGACTTTTACGATATGAGACGCGCAGAACTCGCAAAAGTCAAGCCTAATCACGCGCATTTTGTTTTAGCTAAACTTAAGGCTAAATTCCCTCAAAATATCTTTATGCTAACGCAAAATGTTGATGATTTGCTAGAGCGTGCAAATTGCAAAGATGTCATTCATCTACACGGCTTTTTACCCCAGCTTCGTTGTTTAGAATGTGGAAAAATTTTTAATATCGGCTATGAGAGTAGATTGCATCAAATTTGCCCTTTTTGCAAAAGTGCAAATTTAAGACATCATATCGTGATGTTTGAAGAACAAGCGCCTGAGTATCAAACGCTTTACACGCTTTTAGAAAAGACGCATTTATTTATCTCCATAGGCACGAGTGGGGAGGTTTTACCGGTGGGGTATTATGCAAAAATGTGCGAAAAAAGCATTTTAAATTTGCTCCAAAGCGATGAAAATTTGGAGGCTTGTTTTGATAAGGTTTATAAAGAAGATATTATAGACGCAGTGGATAAAATCGCCTTAGATGTGGAGGAGTTTTTAAGTGTTTAA